From Micromonospora echinaurantiaca:
GCCGGCGGGGCGGCGGAGGTCGTCGCGGGGGACAGCTCCACCGGTGGCGGCGGGGAGTAGGGCTCCGCGATGGACTCCACCGGCGGAGGTGCGGCGTAGGCCGCGGCGCGGGGCGGTTCGCCCGGCGGCACCAGGTCCCGCGGCGGCACCGGGTCCCGTGGCGGCACCGGGTCCCGTGGCGGCGCCGGGTCCCGTGGCGGCGCCGGTTCGTCGGCGGGCGGCAGCGCCACCCGGGTGGCCCGGGGCAACGACGGGGTCGGGAAGCGAGACGGGGAGGGCCCGGCCGGTGGTGGCGGACCGGCGCCGAGCACCGACCGGTCGGACCCGGACCCCGGGTACTCCACGTATGCGTCCTCATCGGACTCGTACCGATACACCATGTCGCCCAGAGTAGGAGTGATTGTCCCTTTAGGGGGTAATAATGGGAAATTGTCGTGCGCGGCGTTTCGTGTCGTGCTGCACCCGCGGCCAGGACGGCCCCGGCCGGCCCCGCCCACCGGCGGTGCGAGAATTGCCGGCGTGACCGGCGACCACTACTTCACCGCTGAACCCGCGACCGCAGCCGCGCCGCGCGAGGTCGAGTTCTCCGTCGCCGGCCGCGACTACACGCTGACCTCCGCCGGCGGCGTCTTCTCCGCCGACCGGCTCGACCCCGGCACCGCCGTGCTGCTGCGCAAGGCCGACCTGCCGGCCCCCGGCACCACCGGTGACCTGCTCGACCTCGGCTGTGGCTTCGGGCCGATCACCTGCGTGCTGGCCGACACGGCGCCGGCGGCGACGGTCTGGGCGGTCGACGTCAACGAGCGGGCCCGGGCGCTCACCGCCGCCAACGCGGCGCGCACCGGCGCCGCCGACCGGGTACGCGTCACCGCTCCGGACGACGTACCCGACTCGGTGACCTTCGCCCAGCTCTGGTCCAACCCGCCGATCCGGATCGGCAAGGACGAGCTGCACCGGCTGCTGCTGCGCTGGCTGCCCCGGCTCGCCCCGGATGGGGTCGCCTGGCTGGTGGTCGCCCGGCACCTGGGCGGCGACTCGCTGCACCGCTGGCTGGTCGAGCAGGGCTGGCAGGTCGAGCGGCGGGCCAGCCAGAAGGGCTACCGGGTGCTGCGCGTCACCCGGTAATTGGTTGGGCCGCCCGGCGGGTGCTCGGGCAGGATGCCGGCGTGGGATACGTGGACGTGGCAGCGG
This genomic window contains:
- a CDS encoding class I SAM-dependent methyltransferase, which codes for MTGDHYFTAEPATAAAPREVEFSVAGRDYTLTSAGGVFSADRLDPGTAVLLRKADLPAPGTTGDLLDLGCGFGPITCVLADTAPAATVWAVDVNERARALTAANAARTGAADRVRVTAPDDVPDSVTFAQLWSNPPIRIGKDELHRLLLRWLPRLAPDGVAWLVVARHLGGDSLHRWLVEQGWQVERRASQKGYRVLRVTR